A section of the Deinococcus apachensis DSM 19763 genome encodes:
- a CDS encoding ABC transporter permease subunit gives MNFRAVRAVMRKDLRLLTRSKPVLIPLVVVPLLFFVLMPLAVGLGAPVLAGGGAAVKGLSEMLAQVSPVLRGQLAEHSPAQQAVLLMGMYLLAPIFLIVPTMVSSVIAADSFAGEKERQTLEALAYSPITDRELFLAKVAVAWLPAVLLSLLGFVVYGAMLNTSAWPVMERVFFPNVTWVLLALWVAPAVAALALGATVFVSSRVKTFQEAFQLGGVVVLPVILLVVGQAAGVVYLSVALAAVLGLVVWALALGLLLFGARSFRRDTVLARG, from the coding sequence ATGAACTTCCGTGCCGTGCGGGCCGTAATGCGCAAGGACCTGCGGCTGCTGACGCGCAGCAAGCCCGTCCTGATCCCCCTGGTCGTGGTGCCCCTGCTGTTCTTCGTCCTGATGCCCCTGGCCGTGGGTCTGGGTGCTCCGGTGCTCGCCGGGGGCGGGGCGGCCGTGAAGGGTCTTTCCGAGATGCTCGCCCAGGTGTCCCCGGTCCTGCGCGGTCAGCTGGCCGAGCACAGCCCAGCCCAGCAGGCGGTGCTGCTGATGGGAATGTACCTGCTCGCCCCGATCTTCCTGATCGTGCCCACCATGGTCTCCAGCGTGATCGCGGCGGACAGCTTTGCGGGCGAGAAGGAACGCCAGACGCTCGAGGCTCTAGCGTACAGCCCGATCACCGACCGCGAGCTCTTCCTTGCGAAGGTTGCGGTCGCCTGGCTGCCTGCGGTGTTGCTGTCCCTGCTGGGCTTCGTGGTGTACGGCGCCATGCTGAACACTTCGGCTTGGCCGGTGATGGAGCGGGTGTTCTTCCCAAACGTGACCTGGGTGCTGCTGGCCCTGTGGGTGGCCCCCGCGGTTGCCGCGCTGGCTCTGGGCGCCACAGTGTTCGTCTCGTCACGCGTGAAGACGTTTCAGGAGGCCTTCCAGCTGGGCGGCGTGGTGGTGCTGCCCGTGATCCTGCTCGTCGTGGGGCAGGCGGCGGGCGTGGTGTACCTCAGCGTGGCCCTGGCTGCCGTTCTGGGCCTGGTGGTCTGGGCACTGGCCCTTGGCCTGCTGCTGTTCGGCGCCCGCAGCTTCCGGCGCGACACGGTCCTGGCGCGGGGCTGA
- a CDS encoding ABC transporter ATP-binding protein: protein MNELTIRTSQLTRHFGAYVAVDHVDLTIRHGEVYGLLGHNGAGKTTTVRLLNGVLRADEGDMRVLGLDPATQGDALRKRTGVLTETPSLEDRLTARENLELYADLYGVPVHKVGTRTRQMLEAFDLGEARDRRVGTFSKGMKQRLALARAMLHGPDLLFLDEPTSGLDPVSARAVNDTVLRLAREEGRTVVLCTHDLADAQVLCDRVSILQQGRVVASGTQAELSARLGLTQRLSLEVSREDVARALDVLGARLGADGIARGSHLELEDVRREDIPRVLTTLLDEGIDVFAAVPHAPTLEDVYFRLYGPQAPGVTP from the coding sequence ATGAACGAACTGACCATCCGTACTTCACAGCTCACCCGGCATTTCGGCGCTTATGTGGCGGTCGATCACGTCGACCTGACCATCCGGCACGGGGAGGTTTACGGCCTGCTCGGGCACAACGGCGCCGGAAAGACCACCACGGTCCGCCTGTTGAACGGCGTGCTCAGGGCGGATGAGGGCGACATGCGCGTTCTCGGCCTCGACCCGGCCACCCAGGGGGACGCCCTGCGGAAGAGAACTGGCGTCCTGACCGAGACGCCCAGCCTGGAAGACCGCCTCACGGCCCGCGAGAACCTCGAACTGTACGCCGACCTCTACGGAGTTCCCGTCCACAAGGTGGGAACGCGAACCCGGCAGATGCTGGAGGCGTTCGATCTGGGCGAGGCCCGCGACCGCCGCGTGGGGACCTTCAGCAAGGGGATGAAGCAGCGCCTGGCGCTCGCCCGCGCTATGCTGCACGGCCCAGACCTGTTGTTCCTCGACGAACCGACGAGCGGACTCGATCCGGTCAGTGCCCGCGCCGTGAACGACACGGTGCTGCGGCTCGCCCGGGAGGAGGGCCGCACCGTGGTGCTGTGTACCCACGACTTGGCCGACGCGCAGGTGCTGTGCGACCGGGTGAGCATCCTCCAGCAAGGACGCGTGGTGGCGAGCGGAACACAAGCGGAACTGTCGGCCCGCCTCGGCCTGACCCAGAGGCTCAGCTTGGAAGTGTCCAGAGAGGACGTGGCCCGAGCGCTCGACGTCCTGGGGGCCCGCCTCGGGGCAGATGGCATCGCCCGGGGGTCACACCTTGAGCTCGAGGACGTCCGCCGGGAGGACATTCCGCGCGTCCTGACCACGCTGCTGGACGAGGGGATCGACGTGTTCGCCGCCGTCCCTCACGCTCCCACCCTGGAGGACGTGTATTTCCGCCTGTATGGCCCGCAGGCCCCGGGGGTGACGCCATGA
- a CDS encoding NUDIX hydrolase, which yields MSYIRDLRRLVGSRPLIMVGAAVLVLNEHGQLLLDQRTDNGCWGIPGGALEPGGTLEAVARCELFEETGLIAQDLTLLEVFSGPELDYRYPNGDEVHNVSAVYLTTRWSGTLRPQVGENNALRFFDLEALPENVVPPVRPVLARFLERSREARPDLTVVGTEELSGPDLTHAVPT from the coding sequence GTGAGTTACATTCGTGATCTCCGTCGGCTCGTCGGCAGCAGACCCCTCATCATGGTCGGAGCCGCGGTCCTCGTGCTGAATGAACACGGGCAACTGCTCCTCGACCAGCGGACCGACAACGGCTGCTGGGGCATTCCGGGCGGCGCGCTCGAACCGGGTGGAACCCTGGAAGCGGTCGCCCGATGTGAACTCTTCGAGGAGACAGGACTCATCGCGCAGGACCTGACGCTGCTCGAGGTGTTCTCGGGACCGGAGTTGGACTACCGCTATCCGAATGGGGACGAGGTCCACAACGTGTCGGCCGTGTATCTCACTACCCGGTGGTCCGGGACGCTGCGGCCTCAGGTCGGTGAGAACAACGCCTTGCGGTTTTTCGACCTGGAAGCCCTTCCCGAAAACGTCGTGCCACCGGTCAGGCCGGTCCTCGCCCGGTTCCTCGAACGCTCGCGGGAGGCCCGGCCAGACCTCACGGTTGTCGGCACGGAAGAATTGTCTGGCCCTGACCTGACACACGCCGTACCCACTTGA
- a CDS encoding IS630 family transposase (programmed frameshift), giving the protein MGRRKQFVVTLSDEERKQLIDMTRKGVISARVMTRARLLLLADEQFKDDDVAERLGISHLTVASIRKKYVEGGLQTALYEKARPKPPTKLGPKETAILIAEACSEGPDGQAKWTMQLLADRLVTLGVVESISDETVRRTPEKNDLKPWQVQSWCTAKVGADFVWRMEEVLDTYAQPYDPQYPVVCFDEKSYQLLEHIVEPLPPVPGHPARVDYEYRRCGTANLFIAFEPLTGQRTVTATERRGNQHFAAQMQSLHLRYPDAKRIRLVLDQLSTHTPTALYEHLPPEEANRLKRRFEWVYTPKHASWLNMAELEWAVLERQCLRRRLATAEQLNNEVKAWAADRNTRSVTVDWQFDTDKARLKLSRRYPSHN; this is encoded by the exons ATGGGACGGCGCAAACAGTTTGTGGTGACGCTGAGTGATGAGGAGCGGAAGCAACTCATCGACATGACCCGCAAGGGTGTCATCAGTGCCCGGGTGATGACCCGGGCGCGACTCCTGCTGTTGGCGGATGAGCAGTTCAAGGATGATGACGTGGCGGAGCGCCTGGGAATCAGTCATTTGACCGTTGCCAGTATTCGGAAGAAATATGTTGAAGGTGGCTTACAAACTGCCCTCTATGAGAAGGCACGCCCCAAGCCACCCACGAAACTTGGACCGAAGGAAACCGCCATCCTGATTGCGGAAGCCTGCTCGGAAGGTCCAGACGGGCAAGCAAAGTGGACCATGCAACTCCTTGCGGATCGTTTGGTGACGCTGGGCGTGGTGGAAAGCATCAGTGATGAGACGGTCCGGCGAACAC CTGAAAAAAACGACCTCAAGCCGTGGCAGGTCCAGAGTTGGTGTACAGCCAAGGTAGGCGCAGACTTTGTCTGGCGGATGGAGGAGGTGCTGGACACCTACGCCCAGCCGTATGACCCGCAGTACCCCGTCGTCTGCTTTGATGAAAAGTCCTATCAACTGTTGGAGCACATCGTTGAGCCCCTTCCACCCGTGCCGGGACACCCGGCACGGGTGGACTACGAGTACAGGCGTTGTGGAACGGCCAATCTCTTCATCGCCTTTGAACCCTTGACTGGGCAGCGAACCGTGACGGCGACCGAACGTCGCGGGAATCAGCACTTCGCAGCGCAGATGCAGAGCCTGCATCTGCGCTACCCTGACGCGAAGCGAATTCGACTGGTGCTGGATCAACTGTCCACGCATACCCCAACCGCGTTGTACGAACACCTTCCGCCCGAGGAAGCCAACCGCTTAAAACGGCGTTTCGAGTGGGTCTACACACCGAAGCACGCTTCTTGGTTAAATATGGCGGAGCTGGAATGGGCGGTTCTAGAACGTCAGTGCCTGAGACGGCGTTTGGCAACAGCTGAGCAGCTGAACAACGAAGTCAAAGCTTGGGCAGCAGACCGAAATACCCGGTCTGTCACAGTGGACTGGCAGTTTGACACCGACAAGGCGCGACTGAAATTGAGCCGCCGCTACCCCTCCCATAATTAA